The genomic stretch CGTGAAGCCGACGCCGAGGGCCTTGGCGACATCGAGCCGGGCCACGGTGACGAGCCAGGGCACGCCGACCGCGAACACCACCAGTTGTCCCGCGACGAAGAGCGGCAGCGCGCTCCACACGCGCCGGTCGAGGCCGCGCCGCGCCGCGAGGCCCACCAGGAAGGCCGCGGGCACGAAGCCCACCAGGTAGCCGCCCGTGGCCCCGAGGATGCGGTCGACACCGCTGGCGCCGTCCGCGAAGACCGGCAGCCCGGCCGCGCCCAGCAGGAGATAGAGCACTTGCGCGGCCGTGCCTCGCAGCGGCCCCAGCGCGGCGGCGGCGACGATGACCCCGAGCGACTGGCCCGTGATGGGGACGGGCGAGCCAGGGACCGAGACGGAGACTTGCGCGAGCAGCGCGGTGAGCGCCGCGCCTCCGATGATGAACGTCGTGTCATGGAGGCGGGTGCGGGAGAGCGTGTCGGCCAGCACCAGAGGTCCAGGGTGGGTGGCAACGGTCGCGGTCGTCAGGGAGGGCCTCCTGAAGCGGGCACCGCGAGGCCACGGCGCGCGCGACGAAGGGGTACAC from Myxococcus stipitatus encodes the following:
- a CDS encoding biotin transporter BioY → MLADTLSRTRLHDTTFIIGGAALTALLAQVSVSVPGSPVPITGQSLGVIVAAAALGPLRGTAAQVLYLLLGAAGLPVFADGASGVDRILGATGGYLVGFVPAAFLVGLAARRGLDRRVWSALPLFVAGQLVVFAVGVPWLVTVARLDVAKALGVGFTPFIPGALIKAAIAGVLLPLAWRPKKQAGNP